A genomic window from Pseudomonadota bacterium includes:
- a CDS encoding Bax inhibitor-1/YccA family protein, with the protein MYPGTVQPQSPTPLGSWGTGAEHGDQQAQFMQRVLSNFGFSLLIAAGGAYAGWSLPPAAYLGLILVEFILLMAAMFVRRSATASPFLVYAFAAVSGATTVPMIKWAIGYTHGTAVVYNALGATGAIFCAMSWYGMTTKRDLSGWGTFLMMGLIGACIASFIGIFITHTPMYQLMISAVVTIVMTGFIGYDINQIKMNWQAYDINVATLSLYLDFLNLFVHLLRIMAMLSGGGSSRDWE; encoded by the coding sequence ATGTATCCCGGCACAGTGCAACCTCAATCTCCCACCCCCCTGGGCTCATGGGGCACAGGCGCCGAGCACGGCGACCAGCAGGCGCAGTTCATGCAGCGCGTGCTCTCGAACTTCGGCTTCTCGTTGCTCATTGCGGCCGGCGGCGCCTACGCCGGCTGGTCGCTGCCACCGGCGGCCTACCTCGGGCTGATCCTGGTCGAGTTCATTCTGCTGATGGCCGCCATGTTCGTCCGCCGCTCGGCCACCGCCTCACCCTTCCTGGTCTACGCGTTCGCCGCCGTGTCTGGCGCCACCACCGTCCCCATGATCAAGTGGGCCATCGGCTACACGCATGGCACCGCCGTGGTGTACAACGCCCTCGGCGCCACGGGCGCCATCTTCTGCGCCATGTCGTGGTACGGCATGACCACGAAGCGCGACCTCTCCGGCTGGGGCACCTTCTTGATGATGGGCCTCATCGGCGCGTGCATCGCGTCGTTCATCGGCATCTTCATCACCCACACCCCCATGTACCAGCTCATGATCTCCGCGGTGGTGACCATCGTGATGACGGGCTTCATCGGCTACGACATCAACCAGATCAAGATGAACTGGCAGGCCTACGACATCAACGTCGCGACGCTGAGCCTCTATCTCGACTTCCTGAACCTGTTCGTTCACCTGCTGCGCATCATGGCGATGCTCAGCGGCGGGGGCAGCAGCCGGGACTGGGAATAA
- a CDS encoding ABC transporter permease has protein sequence MTALRSLAWRDAWAAPGRTVLLSVGVAVGVAALALILALSSGVESIVLRKVLGVLPDQLVVEPQTTGVGPLQITSGPALDDAMIARVSTLSGVKAVYRRVRIPLPSHINAEYNGKAFYTDVLVEAVDPQLVEADIATPGAFTLRSEADPVPVVLPSAMIDVLNMGFTVNTGLPAINPSVIIGRHFTLNLGSSSFKVGPNVSMRCEIVGISPRVFVGGPSIPLGYAPRFDQMLKAQGAGLTLPPASSLTILLKSPSYLPAVAEGIRALGLTAPQQEKARSVTAVIRAITLMLSMFAGLVLVVAGTGIGNGLALMVKDEAGEIGLFRAVGASRGQVRALYLMRAGVVGLTGGVAGGAVALAMTWAVNSAVGHWVPGLLEGGERVVAMTPLHLLAGLGFGLAASLAAGLIPAQQAAGLEPASVLRER, from the coding sequence GTGACTGCGCTGCGAAGCCTCGCCTGGCGAGACGCCTGGGCCGCCCCGGGACGCACCGTGCTTCTCTCGGTGGGCGTGGCCGTGGGCGTGGCGGCCCTGGCGCTCATATTGGCGCTGAGCAGCGGTGTCGAGTCCATCGTGCTGCGCAAGGTTCTCGGCGTGCTGCCCGACCAGCTGGTTGTGGAGCCACAGACAACGGGGGTCGGCCCCCTGCAGATCACCAGCGGCCCCGCCCTCGATGACGCCATGATCGCCCGCGTCTCGACCCTGTCAGGGGTGAAGGCGGTCTATCGGCGCGTGCGCATCCCCCTGCCCTCGCACATCAATGCCGAGTACAACGGCAAGGCGTTCTACACCGACGTGCTCGTCGAAGCGGTCGACCCGCAGCTGGTGGAGGCCGACATCGCCACGCCCGGCGCGTTCACGTTGCGCTCCGAAGCCGATCCGGTGCCCGTGGTTCTGCCCTCGGCCATGATCGATGTCCTCAACATGGGCTTCACCGTGAACACGGGGCTCCCGGCCATCAATCCGAGCGTGATCATCGGGCGCCACTTCACCCTCAACCTGGGCAGCAGCAGCTTCAAGGTCGGCCCCAACGTCTCGATGCGCTGCGAGATCGTGGGCATCTCACCCCGCGTGTTCGTGGGCGGCCCCTCGATTCCGCTGGGCTACGCCCCCCGATTCGATCAGATGCTCAAGGCCCAGGGCGCGGGGCTCACGCTGCCGCCCGCCTCCAGCCTCACCATCTTGTTGAAGAGCCCGTCCTACCTGCCGGCCGTGGCCGAAGGCATTCGTGCCCTCGGCCTCACCGCTCCGCAGCAGGAGAAGGCCCGCAGCGTCACCGCCGTCATCCGCGCCATCACGCTGATGCTGTCAATGTTCGCGGGGCTGGTGCTGGTGGTTGCGGGAACGGGCATCGGCAACGGCCTGGCCCTCATGGTGAAAGACGAGGCTGGCGAGATCGGCCTGTTCCGCGCCGTCGGCGCTTCCCGCGGTCAGGTGCGGGCCCTGTACCTCATGCGCGCGGGCGTGGTAGGGCTCACCGGCGGTGTCGCCGGAGGCGCGGTGGCCCTGGCCATGACCTGGGCGGTGAATTCCGCCGTGGGGCACTGGGTGCCCGGCCTGCTCGAGGGCGGCGAGCGCGTGGTCGCCATGACCCCCCTGCACCTGCTGGCCGGCCTCGGCTTCGGCCTGGCGGCAAGCCTGGCGGCGGGCCTCATCCCCGCGCAGCAGGCGGCTGGGCTAGAGCCCGCCAGCGTGCTGCGCGAGCGGTAG
- a CDS encoding RluA family pseudouridine synthase, whose protein sequence is MLSPLPPFLAAPGGVRYLYEGRCPVSGQRLTLPRTTRAEQILSQIIESLPTGGEGKMIGVLVVQTPQGLAAIKAFSGLWEGSATRSGWAPPIGGEPPPSTASTLERLQALKAHLRRLDDHGASAALAETRLTWDAAQEALDARLSAARARRQTLRAAGHAAAALDDESRRDSRERRLFRQAREQALAPLTQHVASLQDEIIAVKRERRQLSRALQAEMHAAFDATLSTDQPWSLASLFPNGLPTGTGDCCAPKLLYHAARNGWTPLDMAEMWHGPPSPNGQRQPGVFYGACENRCQPLLGALLSRHACPLDVRLEDPHILVVVKPPGLLTVPGREHWKHDSLLARLQQRHPDARAVHRLDLETSGLVVFARDAQTHARLQRQFAEREVRKVYHAWLDGEPAQRHGTIALALGPDPHRAGGYRADPSGKPSLTTYRVIDATHVELQPHTGRSHQLRVHMATGLRCPIRGDRLYGSPRDGETRLFLHATSLAFRHPESGHEVRVEAAPPW, encoded by the coding sequence ATGCTCAGCCCCCTTCCGCCCTTCCTCGCTGCTCCGGGTGGCGTGCGATACCTCTACGAGGGCCGCTGCCCGGTCAGCGGGCAGCGGCTGACGCTTCCCCGCACGACCCGAGCAGAGCAGATCCTCTCCCAGATCATCGAATCGCTCCCCACCGGAGGCGAAGGCAAGATGATCGGCGTGCTCGTCGTGCAGACACCGCAAGGCCTCGCCGCCATCAAGGCCTTCTCCGGTCTCTGGGAGGGAAGCGCCACGCGGAGCGGCTGGGCCCCCCCCATCGGCGGCGAGCCGCCGCCTTCCACCGCGTCCACGCTGGAACGGCTGCAGGCCCTCAAGGCGCACCTGCGGCGCCTCGATGATCACGGCGCCAGCGCGGCGCTGGCCGAGACACGCTTGACGTGGGACGCAGCACAAGAAGCACTGGACGCGCGGCTCTCCGCCGCCAGGGCGCGGCGCCAGACCCTGCGCGCGGCGGGTCATGCGGCGGCAGCGCTCGATGACGAGAGCCGCCGGGACAGCCGCGAGCGACGCCTGTTCCGCCAGGCGCGCGAGCAGGCCCTGGCGCCCCTCACGCAGCACGTGGCCAGCCTGCAGGACGAGATCATCGCGGTGAAGCGCGAGCGCCGCCAGCTCTCGCGGGCGCTGCAGGCCGAGATGCACGCCGCATTCGACGCAACCCTGTCGACCGACCAGCCATGGTCGCTGGCCTCACTCTTTCCCAACGGCCTGCCTACCGGCACCGGCGACTGCTGCGCGCCCAAGCTTCTCTACCACGCGGCACGAAACGGCTGGACGCCCCTCGACATGGCTGAGATGTGGCATGGCCCGCCCAGTCCGAACGGCCAGCGCCAGCCCGGCGTCTTCTATGGGGCATGCGAGAACCGCTGCCAGCCGCTCCTGGGGGCGTTGCTGTCGCGACACGCGTGCCCACTCGACGTGCGTCTCGAAGACCCCCACATTCTCGTGGTCGTCAAGCCGCCTGGGCTGCTGACGGTTCCCGGGCGCGAGCACTGGAAGCACGACAGCCTCCTGGCTCGCCTGCAGCAGAGACATCCGGACGCCCGCGCCGTGCATCGCCTCGATCTGGAGACCTCCGGACTGGTGGTGTTCGCCCGCGACGCCCAGACCCACGCCCGTCTGCAGCGGCAGTTCGCGGAGCGGGAGGTGCGCAAGGTCTACCACGCCTGGCTCGACGGCGAACCCGCGCAGCGTCACGGCACCATCGCGCTGGCGCTGGGCCCGGATCCGCATCGGGCCGGCGGCTACCGCGCCGACCCTTCCGGAAAGCCATCGCTCACCACCTATCGCGTGATCGACGCGACGCACGTCGAGCTGCAGCCCCACACGGGCCGCAGCCATCAGCTGCGCGTACACATGGCCACCGGGCTGCGCTGCCCCATTCGTGGCGACCGCCTGTATGGTTCACCGCGAGACGGGGAGACCCGCCTGTTCCTGCACGCCACCTCACTCGCCTTCCGCCATCCGGAGAGCGGACACGAGGTGCGCGTGGAGGCCGCCCCACCGTGGTGA
- the minC gene encoding septum site-determining protein MinC has translation MKGTRRGILVSIAEECPFADGLLELRAAIAEKRQFFAGSPVSLDLGWRELTQEHYLELMRVLNESGVKLLGVISSSLATRRLLEGQGIKCIIGTLGLAKHGGNARVKAEAAARPPEPPAPVEPPAAEAAASADVAETAEVAAPVERAAAASPSPADADPTLMVRKTLRSGQRIQFAGNVVVMGDVNAGAEVEAEGDVIVLGNVRGIVHAGCKGKADAVVVALNLHASQLRVGNLIGMVATQKSFTNNAAVMARIHEGSVATCLYGR, from the coding sequence ATGAAAGGCACCCGTCGCGGCATTCTCGTCAGCATCGCTGAGGAATGTCCGTTCGCTGACGGTCTGCTCGAGCTGCGCGCCGCCATTGCCGAGAAGCGCCAGTTCTTTGCCGGGTCTCCCGTCAGCCTCGATCTGGGGTGGCGCGAGCTGACGCAAGAGCACTACCTCGAGCTGATGCGCGTCTTGAACGAATCGGGCGTGAAGCTGCTCGGGGTCATCAGCAGCTCGCTCGCCACCCGCAGGCTGCTCGAGGGGCAGGGCATCAAGTGCATCATCGGTACCCTCGGGCTGGCCAAGCACGGCGGAAACGCCCGCGTGAAGGCGGAAGCCGCCGCGCGCCCGCCAGAGCCCCCTGCGCCTGTGGAACCACCGGCCGCCGAGGCCGCAGCCTCGGCCGATGTTGCCGAGACCGCGGAAGTCGCGGCGCCGGTCGAGCGCGCTGCCGCCGCGTCGCCGTCGCCCGCCGACGCAGACCCCACCCTCATGGTGCGCAAGACGCTGCGCTCCGGGCAGCGCATCCAGTTTGCGGGCAACGTCGTCGTCATGGGCGACGTCAATGCCGGCGCCGAGGTCGAGGCCGAGGGCGACGTGATCGTTCTCGGCAACGTTCGCGGCATCGTTCACGCGGGGTGCAAGGGCAAGGCAGACGCGGTTGTCGTTGCGCTCAACCTGCACGCTTCGCAGCTGCGCGTGGGCAATCTCATCGGCATGGTTGCCACGCAGAAGAGCTTTACCAACAACGCAGCGGTGATGGCGCGCATCCACGAGGGTTCCGTCGCCACCTGCCTCTACGGTCGCTGA
- a CDS encoding ABC transporter ATP-binding protein: MECSHLCRTFSEGASRSTDESVEGASTRRPALADATFTVERGEFVAVVGPSGSGKSTLLTLLGGLDRPTTGRLVIDGVDMSNATEAELDRHRRERVGFIFQSFHLNPRRTALENVLLPLVFAPSGEASAADLARRRLEQVGLAPLADRPVSTLSGGQRQRVAIARALVRNPSLLLADEPVGNLDAGTGREIVDLLRAINRDQGVTILAVSHDALLLEAAGRLLEMREGRLLEGGAASHTRAISPLPSATPEATP, translated from the coding sequence ATCGAGTGCTCCCATCTCTGCCGCACCTTCTCCGAAGGCGCATCGCGCTCCACAGACGAGAGCGTCGAAGGCGCGAGCACGCGCCGCCCGGCCCTCGCAGACGCCACCTTCACGGTGGAACGCGGCGAATTCGTCGCGGTCGTCGGCCCTTCCGGTTCGGGCAAGTCAACCCTGCTGACTTTGCTGGGAGGGCTCGACCGCCCCACGACCGGTCGCCTCGTCATCGACGGCGTCGACATGTCGAACGCAACCGAGGCCGAGCTCGATCGCCATCGGCGCGAGCGCGTGGGGTTCATCTTCCAGTCGTTCCACCTCAATCCACGCCGCACCGCCCTCGAGAACGTCCTGCTGCCGCTCGTGTTCGCCCCGAGCGGCGAAGCAAGCGCGGCTGATCTGGCGCGCAGGCGCCTCGAGCAGGTCGGGCTCGCCCCGCTCGCCGACCGCCCCGTCTCGACCCTCTCCGGCGGGCAGCGCCAGCGCGTCGCCATCGCCCGCGCCCTGGTTCGCAACCCCTCGCTGCTGCTGGCCGACGAGCCCGTGGGGAACCTCGACGCCGGAACGGGGCGCGAGATCGTCGATCTGCTGCGGGCCATCAATCGCGACCAGGGCGTCACCATCCTCGCCGTCTCGCACGATGCGCTGCTCCTCGAGGCCGCAGGTCGCCTGCTCGAGATGCGCGAGGGGCGATTGCTGGAAGGAGGCGCCGCGTCGCACACGCGCGCCATATCGCCCCTGCCATCGGCCACGCCCGAGGCCACGCCGTGA
- a CDS encoding ABC transporter ATP-binding protein has translation MRVNAAMPTSTPPPPPTSGALHVLGRLARYGRPFRGLFAAAVLASVVLNVANLVRPLLVKTLTDDVLTASGLTGRYGFLAWLLAAMLGATLLKGLFTWLQGILLNRASQGCVRGLREHAYDHLMRLPIAWFDRQTSGELITRFTDDLRMVTELLTTGLLVITNDTIVLVTSLAFMIAKDVQLTVLAMIVTPAAGIVVRRYARRLTKATDDAHEQLSELTSHVHETVSGIKQVKAFNREGDESERFRGKNQEAFRHAMQLVRLTATQNPIMEVLATSAIAIVMWYCALRIMSGQLTLGDLLAFWAYMLLATTPINRLPQTTAVVSRGVSAGARLFALLDTPVEASPAPRAPGHAADAATPHVGNAPLPAPDALASAGARPRGASLAFDDVHMRYRDDRPEALRGVTLAVARGERVAVVGRNGAGKSTFANLLARFYSCAQGHITLDGAAIETLPLDTVRAEVGLVAQEVFLFSGTIRDNIGYGREGATDDEIAAAAKVVGAHDFIVTLPDGYDHMVNERGANLSGGQRQRVALARTLLADPRVTVLDEATASLDPLAEAALEASLRTATAGRTVIEIAHRATVARAADRIVVLDAGRVVEQGTHDSLLQEGGVYAALFAEAQRPS, from the coding sequence ATGCGGGTCAACGCCGCCATGCCCACTTCCACACCGCCACCCCCGCCCACATCGGGCGCCCTCCACGTACTCGGTCGCCTCGCGCGCTACGGGCGGCCCTTCCGAGGGCTCTTCGCGGCGGCCGTGCTTGCCTCTGTGGTGCTGAACGTGGCCAATCTTGTGCGACCGCTGCTCGTGAAGACACTCACCGATGACGTGCTGACCGCTTCCGGGCTCACGGGGCGCTACGGCTTCCTGGCGTGGCTGCTCGCGGCCATGCTCGGCGCCACGCTGCTCAAGGGCCTGTTCACGTGGCTGCAGGGCATCCTCCTCAACCGCGCCAGCCAGGGCTGCGTGCGCGGCCTGCGCGAGCACGCCTACGACCATCTGATGCGCCTTCCGATTGCGTGGTTCGACCGTCAGACCTCAGGCGAGCTCATCACGCGCTTCACCGATGATCTTCGCATGGTCACCGAGCTGCTCACCACCGGCCTGCTCGTCATCACGAACGACACCATCGTGCTCGTCACCTCGCTGGCGTTCATGATCGCCAAGGACGTTCAGCTCACGGTTCTTGCCATGATCGTCACCCCCGCGGCCGGCATCGTGGTGCGGCGGTACGCGCGGCGCCTCACCAAGGCCACCGACGACGCCCACGAGCAGCTGAGCGAGCTCACCAGCCACGTGCACGAGACGGTGAGCGGCATCAAGCAGGTGAAGGCCTTCAACCGCGAGGGCGACGAGAGCGAGCGGTTCCGCGGCAAGAACCAGGAGGCCTTCCGTCACGCCATGCAGCTCGTGCGCCTCACCGCCACCCAGAACCCCATCATGGAGGTGCTGGCCACGAGCGCCATCGCCATCGTGATGTGGTACTGCGCCCTGCGGATCATGAGCGGCCAGCTGACCCTGGGCGATCTGCTTGCCTTCTGGGCCTACATGCTGCTGGCCACCACCCCCATCAACCGCCTGCCCCAGACCACCGCGGTGGTGAGCCGCGGGGTGAGCGCGGGGGCGCGGCTCTTCGCCCTGCTCGACACGCCGGTCGAAGCGAGCCCCGCGCCACGCGCGCCGGGTCACGCCGCCGACGCCGCAACCCCACACGTGGGAAACGCCCCCCTGCCTGCGCCGGACGCGCTGGCATCGGCGGGCGCCAGACCGCGTGGAGCATCCCTGGCGTTCGACGACGTGCACATGCGCTATCGTGATGATCGACCAGAGGCCTTGCGAGGCGTGACCCTCGCGGTGGCGCGCGGGGAACGCGTCGCCGTGGTGGGACGCAACGGTGCCGGGAAATCGACCTTCGCCAACCTGCTGGCCCGCTTCTACAGCTGCGCGCAGGGGCACATCACCCTCGACGGCGCCGCGATCGAGACGCTGCCCCTCGACACGGTCCGCGCCGAGGTGGGGCTCGTGGCGCAAGAGGTCTTCCTGTTCAGCGGAACGATCCGCGACAACATCGGCTACGGCCGCGAGGGCGCCACCGACGACGAGATCGCGGCGGCCGCGAAGGTGGTGGGCGCCCACGACTTCATCGTGACCTTGCCGGACGGCTACGACCACATGGTCAACGAGCGCGGCGCGAACCTCAGCGGAGGCCAGCGCCAGCGCGTCGCCCTGGCGCGAACGCTGCTCGCCGACCCTCGGGTGACCGTGCTCGACGAGGCCACGGCCAGCCTCGATCCCCTGGCTGAAGCCGCCCTCGAGGCCTCGCTGCGCACCGCCACGGCGGGCCGCACCGTCATCGAGATCGCGCACCGGGCCACGGTGGCGCGGGCCGCCGACCGCATCGTAGTGCTCGACGCCGGACGGGTGGTCGAACAAGGCACCCACGATTCGCTGCTGCAAGAAGGCGGCGTGTACGCCGCGCTCTTCGCCGAGGCGCAGCGCCCGTCATGA
- a CDS encoding ABC transporter ATP-binding protein, translating into MIAQPVKSVPKSPPMSGREMRALVGRFAPYAKPYWPWFVAGVAATLVLNAASVAQPYILKVLTDRVLSHPGGEMWVLNVSLAALVLTACVKGAFAYAQAYAMAMGNNSTIREVREDVYRHLQMLPLSWFDQARMGDIIVRLTDDVRLVTELLAASVILLLNDTLVAVGAITYMVTQNPTMTLLTFSLSPLTAWLIARSDRRVEGLIEASHATHDDLASQVQETVAGIRVVKSCRREGWESARYKRTSQQAYDLSLRVLGQTLAQNPTVECISTVSIVVVIGYGAWEVGTGRMTLGGFLAFWGYIMLASTPVSRITQTLSNLRRGLHAARRIFEIKDSEREVHDAPDAIALPPFSETVELDRVSFGYRADAAPVLHEVSLRVGHGEMVAIVGHNGAGKSTLVGLLARFYDPQEGSIRIDGHDLRTVRIDSLRRQIAFVLQDNVLFRGTLRDNLKYGRPEASDEEMRAAARTARCDAFIEALPDGYDTTVGERGRGLSGGQRQRVAIARALITDPRILVLDEATAALDPESERLVQEGLEALMKHRTTFVIAHRLSTVRRADRIVVLEHGRIAEIGTHDALLARDGLYRRLHDAFHDDAVPHAP; encoded by the coding sequence ATGATCGCCCAGCCCGTCAAGAGCGTCCCCAAGTCTCCCCCCATGTCAGGGCGTGAGATGCGCGCCCTGGTGGGCCGCTTCGCGCCCTACGCGAAGCCCTACTGGCCGTGGTTTGTCGCTGGCGTCGCCGCCACGCTGGTGCTCAACGCGGCCAGCGTGGCCCAGCCCTACATCTTGAAGGTGCTCACCGATCGGGTGCTCTCGCATCCCGGCGGGGAGATGTGGGTTCTCAACGTGTCTCTGGCGGCGCTCGTTCTCACCGCCTGTGTGAAGGGGGCCTTCGCCTACGCCCAGGCCTACGCCATGGCCATGGGAAACAACTCCACGATTCGCGAGGTGCGCGAAGACGTCTACCGACACCTGCAGATGCTGCCGCTGTCGTGGTTCGATCAGGCGCGCATGGGCGACATCATCGTGCGCCTCACCGATGACGTGCGCCTCGTCACCGAGCTGCTCGCCGCCAGCGTGATCCTGCTCTTGAACGACACCCTGGTGGCGGTGGGAGCCATCACCTACATGGTGACGCAGAACCCCACCATGACGCTGCTCACGTTCTCGCTGTCGCCCCTCACGGCATGGCTCATCGCGCGCTCCGACCGACGGGTCGAGGGGCTCATCGAGGCCTCGCACGCCACCCACGACGACCTTGCCTCGCAGGTGCAGGAGACGGTGGCCGGCATCCGCGTGGTGAAGTCGTGCCGACGCGAGGGCTGGGAGAGCGCCCGCTACAAGCGCACCAGCCAGCAGGCATACGACCTCTCGCTGCGCGTGCTGGGCCAGACCCTGGCGCAGAACCCCACGGTGGAGTGCATCTCCACCGTGAGCATCGTGGTGGTCATCGGCTACGGCGCGTGGGAGGTGGGCACCGGGCGCATGACGCTGGGCGGTTTTCTGGCTTTCTGGGGATACATCATGCTGGCGAGCACGCCGGTGTCACGCATCACCCAGACCCTGTCGAACCTCCGCAGAGGCCTTCACGCGGCGCGGCGCATCTTCGAGATCAAGGACAGCGAGCGCGAGGTGCACGACGCCCCCGACGCCATCGCCCTCCCGCCCTTCTCTGAGACGGTGGAGCTCGACCGCGTCTCGTTCGGCTACCGCGCCGACGCGGCGCCCGTGCTACACGAGGTGAGCTTGCGGGTGGGTCACGGCGAGATGGTGGCCATCGTGGGGCACAACGGCGCCGGCAAGTCGACCCTCGTCGGTCTGCTGGCGCGCTTCTACGACCCGCAGGAGGGCAGCATCCGCATCGACGGCCACGATCTGCGCACGGTGCGCATCGACTCGCTGCGACGCCAGATCGCCTTCGTGCTGCAAGACAACGTGCTCTTTCGCGGAACGCTGCGCGACAACCTCAAGTACGGCCGCCCCGAGGCGTCTGATGAAGAGATGCGGGCCGCGGCGCGCACCGCGCGATGCGACGCATTCATCGAGGCGCTCCCCGACGGCTATGACACCACGGTGGGCGAGCGCGGCCGTGGGCTGTCTGGCGGGCAGCGCCAGCGCGTCGCCATCGCCCGCGCCCTCATCACCGATCCCCGCATCCTCGTGCTCGACGAGGCCACCGCCGCCCTCGACCCCGAATCGGAGCGACTCGTCCAGGAAGGTCTCGAGGCCCTGATGAAGCATCGCACCACGTTCGTCATCGCGCACCGCCTGTCGACCGTTCGCAGAGCCGATCGAATCGTGGTGCTCGAGCACGGGCGCATCGCCGAGATCGGCACCCACGACGCGCTGCTGGCGCGCGATGGGCTCTACCGGCGCCTGCACGACGCCTTCCACGACGACGCCGTTCCCCACGCCCCCTGA
- the minD gene encoding septum site-determining protein MinD: MGKVIVITSGKGGVGKTTATANIGTGLAQTGKSVVLIDADIGLRNLDLVLGLENRIVFDLVDVVEKKCRTAKQALIKDKRNETLFLLPAAQSRDKDAVKPEQMKALCDELREQFDFVLIDCPAGIEGGFKNAIAGADEAVIVTNPEVSAVRDADRVIGLLEAEDKCSPSLIVNRIKPDMIRKGQMLSIADVQEILNVKLLGIVPEDEKILRASNRGEPAVLDKQSKAGQAYREVVQRLIDPVNAPAVVPPRTESFWARMRRVLGMGEEVARQA, translated from the coding sequence ATGGGCAAGGTCATCGTCATCACCTCCGGCAAGGGCGGCGTCGGCAAGACCACCGCCACGGCCAACATCGGTACCGGTCTGGCGCAGACCGGCAAGAGCGTGGTGCTCATCGACGCTGATATCGGGCTGCGCAACCTCGATCTGGTGCTCGGGCTCGAGAACCGCATCGTGTTCGACCTGGTCGACGTGGTCGAGAAGAAGTGCCGCACGGCGAAGCAGGCGCTCATCAAAGACAAGCGGAACGAGACCCTGTTCCTGCTGCCGGCGGCGCAGAGCCGGGACAAGGACGCCGTCAAGCCCGAGCAGATGAAGGCGCTGTGCGATGAGCTGCGCGAGCAGTTCGACTTCGTGCTCATCGACTGCCCCGCCGGTATCGAAGGCGGGTTCAAGAACGCCATCGCCGGCGCAGACGAAGCGGTCATCGTCACCAATCCGGAGGTGTCGGCGGTGCGCGACGCCGATCGCGTCATCGGGCTTCTCGAGGCGGAAGACAAGTGCAGCCCGTCTCTCATCGTGAACCGCATCAAGCCCGACATGATCCGCAAGGGCCAGATGCTGAGCATCGCCGACGTTCAAGAGATCCTGAACGTCAAGCTGCTGGGCATCGTGCCCGAAGACGAGAAGATCCTGCGGGCCTCCAACCGCGGCGAGCCGGCCGTGCTCGACAAGCAGTCGAAGGCGGGTCAGGCCTACCGAGAGGTCGTGCAGCGTCTCATCGATCCGGTCAACGCGCCGGCGGTGGTGCCGCCCCGTACCGAGAGCTTCTGGGCGCGCATGCGACGGGTTCTCGGCATGGGCGAAGAAGTCGCCCGTCAGGCCTGA